TTATCTTTTCTAGACATGAAACCTGGTGATGTGAAAGTACAGCAAAGCAATGATCATGCTTCAGGTGGTGTGGTATATGGGAAACAATCTGACCAAATCTCTGAGGCAAAGCCAAAGTGGTTCATGTCATCTGACAACAGCTTCCGATTTGATTTTACACTTTCTGAGATTGACCCAGCAGCATCTGGCACACCTTTGGAAGCAGTCCCTGGTGTCAGTGGTGCTGAGCAGATACAAACCAATGTAAGAGCCACCGAGCAGGAGAACTGGAACAGAGCCTTGAGTTTTGCTGCCTCTGGACAAGAACCCAAGTTTGCCTTGAATTTTGCCATACCAGATGAAGACTGTCCTCTGGTTCCATTAGTTCCAGCAAGCCAACATATACAGCGTGCAGCAGATCATAAAGTGCTGGGTAGTTTACCACCTACTGAATCAGCAGGTATGCCATGGATTTCAGCCTTGCAGAAGCCTGAGTTGACTCAAACTGCAGGTAGTGCACCCAAAGAGGATAGAAGACATGTCATGTTAAAGATCCCCCAACCAGAAACTGCTCCTGGAGATGAGACAGTGACAGAGAAATCAACAGCACATGGAGCTgcccagaagaagaaaaagaagaagaaacaaaaaatatctgtCAGTAAAAAGGCAATAGAAGAAACTGAGGTCAacaggaaggcaaaggcagaagctAATGGATGTCAGAATAAACATACTTCCCACCAGGATGAGACCTCTCAGGTATTTAAATATTGATGGGATCCAATAATTTATAAACCATTGAGCAAAAGAGAAACTTCATCTCTGTGTAGTTTAAGTTAGCATACTGGCTTGAGATGAAAGACAAGGATTGCTGCTTATTTCTTacagcagctgttttctttctctgctagaTAGTTGAGGAACCTAATCAGTGGAAAGGAAGTTAATGGTCCTTCATTGTCTGCTTCAGGCTTGTGCTGAAACATTTCATGTTTAGACTTGTGATGACTAATCCTGGGAAGCTTGGTgccacattttcttaaaaaaaaaaagaaaataaaaaatgcaggtAACCGTCCTCAGCCAGTGCCAAGGTGGTATCTGTGCGTGCTGAAGCAGGCACTGTACCCCTGACTTGCGTGTTACCAGGTAGGATGAATTGCTCACATAATGCAAATAGCAAAGCTGAGGTGCGGAGCTGCTAGCTGCTGTAGCCAAGGCTGTGGCAGGGTCTGGTGCAAAGCTTAAGGGTGCTTTTGAGAAGGTTCCCACTGTAAGGCATGACCCAGAAATCAACTGAAGTTTCAAGTTTTGTATCAACACACCATTAAGGCACACCCTGAAGGCTTTTAATGTTGTGCTAAGGTCCAGGTCCAggtcttcattttatttttcatttcagcactgGTGTAGTTGTTACTAACAAACAATGCCAGCTGAGCAatcctgaaatacaaaattacaaaaaactTGCTTTCATTAATATTCTGCACTGAAGTTGCACTGAGTGTTCACCTGCCTCTTGAAGAATTCCATCCAAAGTGCTGCTTCACCAACAACCCTACCAATAAATGCTGCTGAGTACCAGAAAGGTAGAAAGATTTGAAGGTGATGCAAAGCCCCTCCAGTCCATTGGAAGGAGACTTATTGtaaggaaaataaggaaatggCATGAGGGCTTTTGTGTTTACATGTACATAACAGTTAAGAATCGCTTCAGCCCCAGGATGCAGCcctgtttctctcccttccaCTGCTCGGTTAGCCAGCTGGCTTTGCGCATTGGGACTTGGCTTCTTCCATCTTCATGGGCTTCAGCTGCCTTCTCATGCATTTCTGGTTGAGCAAGCATGCAGGAGCCAAGACACCAAGCTTCTGATTTTGTCTATTGTTTGCTTCTTGATTTCGGGCAGGttgggggaggcgggggggtggtgggggtggggagggggcgtgTTGTTGGTGCTTATTCCTCCCATCTGTAAGTTGATTTGATACCTTCTTTCAGAGGAAAGGCCCTGGACAGCTTTCCAGAAAACTGCATCATCTGAATGGCAGCCAAATCTATCAAATAGAGGCAGTGAGTTGCAACTAAacatttttccagtgctttaaGTTTATACAATGAAAAGCACCATAGGGAAAATGACATGAAGTCTATGAAGTCATCACCAGAACATGAAATTTGGAATAGTCCTCACTTTATGCagatacctttttttccctgtgtagcAACTGCTGCTCTAATTTTTGGATTACTTATTTTCTCATGCTCACTGTGCTCCATGTTGCATAGCAGTCAGATGACCAGTTATGGAAAGAGGTGGACTGGTGTATGGAACAGCTGGAACTTGGCCTGAAGACACAGAAATCCACTCCAAAACAGGGTAAGTATTCAAGTAAATGAGAGATCTCCCCTGTGGGAGGGGTTGGCAGGtgtgcaggagcagagccagtGGGGAGTCAAACTGtgcattgtttcttctttgcGCTGCTTCAGTTGAGGAGGCTCTCCGTGCGATCAAGACACTGCGCAATGACAAGGCGCCGCTGGTGAAGAAGCGTCAGCTCATGAGATCCATGTTTGGAGACTATAGAAAGAAGATGGAGGAGGAGCGATGCAAAGAGCTGAAGCTCATGGAAATGGGTGGGAGAACTTCGCATGCTCGGAAAAGTGAAGAGGAAAGGGCTTTGCTCCTGCCCTCTGTTACTGCTTTGCAGAGTGGGACCTCACTATATGAGATGACTAAACATCTCTTACtgctcttttctcccctctttaAGCTGCGAAATCTGCCAGGGTCATGGAAGTGAAGGGAAACATCCGCAATAAGAACTGCCAGTTCATCCGGAAGtgctcaggagcttgcgggAAAAGCCAAGGTTCAGCAGGATCCCCTTCAGAGTCACCCAGGACATGTAATGCAGGCTCATTCAAATTCACAACTTCCCAAGAAGAGTTTcgctttaatttctttcaggAAAGTCTTTTAGACTAAAACTGTGGCTAAAAACTGTGCCAAATTTCCTATAAACTGAAGAACGGTGGAAAGATGCTGTGCAGTAGAAAATGTTATGCAAGAATCTCTGTATTTCCTAAAGAAAGGATCCTCTTTCAGAGTGCCTTACCTAGAAGTTTAAAACAGATCTGCCTTCTACACATATGACCCCAAGACTCAGTCTACATAGTACTCATCTGTCCTCACACTGTGGAAAGGCACCTTTGCAAAAGATCAGCACAGAGTCTGGAAGGATCTGTTTTAATTCCTGTAGAATTGACATTAACCTAAGAATCTGTCTTTTATACTGGGAGATTTTCCCATTCTCCTATTGCTTTTTCAATAGAGCAGACCTTTTATAGCAGATGAGGTAGCAATGCATACAGAAGGGAATGGTTTGTAATGAAGATCCAGCTTCTGTGAAGATTCAGCAGTGTAAGCATACTGGATAGTTGAATGCTTCCACTCCATATGAGTCTGTGTGAATGCAGCTTCTGGTATTCAGAAAGCACTGGGCAGCGTGTGTAATCACTGCCATCTAGAGAGTATGAGTTCAGGATCTTGGAGGAAAATAAGTGAGAATCGTTCTTGCtcattcatttctttaattGACAGGTACAGACTTAGAAGAGAACTACAAATGCTGATTTAATCTAGCCCAGGAATGTAAGGACAGTTGTTTCCAGACAGGGAAAAATTTCTGTTGCTGAAGCCAGGTTCCGGCCTGCTAGGAAGGATGCACAAtcagttcttaaaaaaactTTACTTTATAAGTAGCCCAGTTACAACCACTGGTGACTTGGAGGATAAATCAGCTGCATGCCAAACCTTGGGTGGAAGTAAAATGAATTGTGAGAGCCCAAAGATTCTCTTGCATCTGATTTGTattaaatttttgctttctgaacagTTGAATGTGTGTCTCCAGTGTTTCAATACTGCTTCAGCCACTGAACCCACCTCCTATGTTCATGCAGAAAATCTTCCCCACTC
This sequence is a window from Pelecanus crispus isolate bPelCri1 chromosome 11, bPelCri1.pri, whole genome shotgun sequence. Protein-coding genes within it:
- the C11H8orf33 gene encoding UPF0488 protein C8orf33 homolog isoform X2, with translation MERAPQGTFQDELEWCISQLEANLLNPTPEQEEAQHILKVLHSHETPFVKKQQVINHVFGDYCLKMAVDQKSMEKADMKPGDVKVQQSNDHASGGVVYGKQSDQISEAKPKWFMSSDNSFRFDFTLSEIDPAASGTPLEAVPGVSGAEQIQTNVRATEQENWNRALSFAASGQEPKFALNFAIPDEDCPLVPLVPASQHIQRAADHKVLGSLPPTESAGMPWISALQKPELTQTAGSAPKEDRRHVMLKIPQPETAPGDETVTEKSTAHGAAQKKKKKKKQKISVSKKAIEETEVNRKAKAEANGCQNKHTSHQDETSQQSDDQLWKEVDWCMEQLELGLKTQKSTPKQVEEALRAIKTLRNDKAPLVKKRQLMRSMFGDYRKKMEEERCKELKLMEMAAKSARVMEVKGNIRNKNCQFIRKCSGACGKSQGSAGSPSESPRTCNAGSFKFTTSQEEFRFNFFQESLLD
- the C11H8orf33 gene encoding UPF0488 protein C8orf33 homolog isoform X1, producing the protein MERAPQGTFQDELEWCISQLEANLLNPTPEQVEEAQHILKVLHSHETPFVKKQQVINHVFGDYCLKMAVDQKSMEKADMKPGDVKVQQSNDHASGGVVYGKQSDQISEAKPKWFMSSDNSFRFDFTLSEIDPAASGTPLEAVPGVSGAEQIQTNVRATEQENWNRALSFAASGQEPKFALNFAIPDEDCPLVPLVPASQHIQRAADHKVLGSLPPTESAGMPWISALQKPELTQTAGSAPKEDRRHVMLKIPQPETAPGDETVTEKSTAHGAAQKKKKKKKQKISVSKKAIEETEVNRKAKAEANGCQNKHTSHQDETSQQSDDQLWKEVDWCMEQLELGLKTQKSTPKQVEEALRAIKTLRNDKAPLVKKRQLMRSMFGDYRKKMEEERCKELKLMEMAAKSARVMEVKGNIRNKNCQFIRKCSGACGKSQGSAGSPSESPRTCNAGSFKFTTSQEEFRFNFFQESLLD